One Castanea sativa cultivar Marrone di Chiusa Pesio chromosome 4, ASM4071231v1 DNA window includes the following coding sequences:
- the LOC142633164 gene encoding thioredoxin-like 1-2, chloroplastic has product MMACSMKSCVYCLNGTIVGSKSRGFCPSLVSVQPRDSKSRALPMLGVEFMGKPLAVSDQKGLRDWNLKPPSNFSPHAQASICVSRSLRWWEKTLKPNMVEIHSANELVDSLLNAGDRLVIVDFYSPGCGGCKTLHPKICQLAELNPNAIILKVNHDELKAMCHSLRVHVLPFFRFYRGAEGRLCSFSCTNATIKKFKDALAKYGTERCSLGPAKGLDESELMNLASIGQISKGLLPLPSTKEESVEDLVMKSIDLSGVLSKAGNKMELKKEMIC; this is encoded by the exons ATGATGGCTTGTTCAATGAAGAGTTGTGTTTACTGTTTGAATGGGACTATTGTTGGCTCAAAATCCAGAGGGTTTTGTCCCTCCCTTGTCTCCGTACAACCTAGGGACTCAAAATCAAGAGCTTTACCTATGCTGGGTGTTGAGTTTATGGGAAAACCCCTTGCTGTTTCAGATCAAAAGGGTTTAAGAGATTGGAATCTTAAACCACCAAGCAATTTCTCTCCTCAT GCACAAGCATCAATCTGTGTAAGCCGAAGTTTGAGATGGTGGGAGAAGACTCTTAAACCCAACATGGTGGAGATTCATTCAGCTAATGAACTTGTGGATTCCTTGCTTAATGCTGGTGATAGATTGGTCATAGTTGACTTCTATTCACCTGGTTGTGGAGGTTGCAAAACTCTCCATCCTAAG ATTTGTCAGCTGGCTGAATTGAACCCAAATGCAATTATTCTTAAAGTTAACCATGATGAGCTCAAAGCTATGTGTCACAGTCTCCGCGTTCATGTCCTACCATTCTTTAGGTTCTATAGGGGTGCAGAGGGTCGTCTTTGTAGTTTCAGCTGCACCAACGCTACT atcaagaaattcaaagaTGCTTTGGCAAAGTATGGGACTGAAAGATGTAGTCTTGGCCCGGCAAAAGGTCTAGATGAATCTGAGCTAATGAATTTAGCATCAATTGGTCAAATTTCAAAAGGGTTATTACCATTGCCATCCACCAAGGAAGAAAGTGTGGAGGATTTGGTTATGAAAAGCATAGATTTATCTGGAGTTCTAAGCAAAGCAGGCAATAAGATGGAACTCAAAAAGGAGATGATTTGTTGA